DNA sequence from the bacterium genome:
CTGCGCAAGGCCGGAATCGAACGCGCGGGCGGGTTCGCGGCGACCACCAACGGGGACAATAGCAACATCATGTCCGCGCAGATCGCTAAGATCAAGTTCAAGGTGCCGCGCGTCATCGCCCGTATCTACGATCCGCTCCGAGCCGAAGCGTACAAAGAGTTGGGGATTGACACAATCTCACCCACGCTGCTGGGGGCGGGGATGTGTCACGAC
Encoded proteins:
- a CDS encoding NAD-binding protein, with product LRKAGIERAGGFAATTNGDNSNIMSAQIAKIKFKVPRVIARIYDPLRAEAYKELGIDTISPTLLGAGMCHDFLIERPWRSVEDYQAAHVAMLPSAGPERSR